A single window of Meiothermus sp. DNA harbors:
- a CDS encoding amidohydrolase has protein sequence MLLQGRIETMTEMGQAEAVYLEGDRIADVGHLQDLRARYPGVKKLSFEQITPGLHEAHAHPQMWGLQLESLDLDGLTDPQAVAQRVAEKARSLPPGAWIRGGGYLFRAYPTRALLDAAAPHHPVFLQSRDRHSSWANGKALELAAIGLHTPDPPGGALVRDAQGEPTGYLLENAQELVNRVLPQPGLAELERGLQDLARRGYTAVHHMGWCHYRLAEQLAASVRLPVRLWWALDRDHWRETRPGWRSDRLEVAAVKFFADGALGSRTAWMIEPYPDGSHGLVLDPLELIESEGQAALQAGFGLVVHAIGTRAVQGVLGVFHRLAPLARRIFRLEHVQHVRDAELPLFAGLNLALSLQPMHLLGDAELVRYHLKGFEQEAFRLRDLWNTGLPLAFGSDAPVMRPLFELNLEAATAHPLNPAQNLTPAEVLWAHTRGAALAAGWPEHGQIRPGAPADLTLWEQGRPVGRVLGGELELF, from the coding sequence ATGCTGCTACAGGGGCGCATCGAAACCATGACCGAGATGGGGCAGGCCGAGGCGGTGTACCTGGAGGGAGACCGCATTGCCGATGTAGGGCACCTGCAAGACCTGCGTGCGCGTTACCCCGGCGTCAAGAAACTGTCTTTTGAGCAGATAACCCCTGGCCTGCACGAAGCCCATGCCCATCCGCAGATGTGGGGCTTGCAACTGGAGAGCCTGGATCTAGACGGCCTGACCGACCCCCAGGCCGTGGCGCAAAGGGTGGCCGAGAAAGCCCGCTCCCTGCCCCCCGGCGCCTGGATTCGGGGTGGGGGCTATTTGTTCCGGGCCTATCCCACCCGAGCACTGCTGGACGCCGCCGCCCCCCATCATCCGGTGTTTTTGCAAAGCCGCGACCGGCACTCGTCCTGGGCCAATGGCAAGGCCCTGGAACTTGCGGCCATAGGCCTCCATACACCCGACCCGCCCGGAGGGGCCTTGGTGCGGGATGCGCAGGGGGAACCCACCGGCTATCTGCTCGAGAACGCGCAGGAACTGGTCAACCGGGTGCTGCCCCAGCCTGGTCTGGCCGAACTCGAGCGCGGTCTGCAAGACCTGGCCCGCCGGGGCTACACTGCTGTGCATCACATGGGCTGGTGCCACTACCGCCTGGCCGAGCAACTGGCGGCCTCGGTGCGGCTTCCGGTGCGGCTGTGGTGGGCTTTGGACCGCGACCACTGGCGCGAAACCCGGCCCGGCTGGCGGAGCGACCGGCTGGAGGTGGCGGCGGTCAAGTTCTTTGCCGATGGGGCCCTGGGCAGCCGTACTGCCTGGATGATCGAGCCCTATCCCGACGGCTCGCATGGCCTTGTACTTGACCCTCTGGAACTCATCGAAAGTGAAGGTCAGGCCGCTTTGCAGGCGGGTTTTGGCCTGGTGGTGCATGCCATCGGCACGCGGGCGGTGCAGGGGGTGCTGGGGGTGTTTCACCGCCTGGCGCCTCTGGCCCGCCGGATTTTTCGCCTCGAGCACGTCCAGCACGTGCGCGATGCCGAGCTACCACTTTTTGCAGGGCTGAACCTGGCCCTTTCCCTGCAGCCCATGCACCTGTTGGGTGACGCCGAGCTGGTGCGCTATCACCTGAAAGGCTTTGAGCAGGAGGCCTTCCGCCTGCGCGACCTGTGGAACACCGGTCTGCCGCTGGCCTTCGGCTCGGATGCGCCGGTGATGCGGCCCCTCTTCGAGCTCAACCTCGAGGCCGCTACCGCCCACCCCTTGAACCCGGCCCAGAACCTGACCCCCGCCGAAGTGCTTTGGGCCCACACCCGGGGGGCCGCCCTGGCGGCAGGTTGGCCCGAGCACGGCCAGATTCGCCCTGGCGCGCCCGCCGACCTGACCCTGTGGGAGCAGGGCCGCCCGGTGGGGCGGGTGTTGGGGGGAGAGCTCGAGTTGTTCTGA
- a CDS encoding DUF190 domain-containing protein produces the protein MKLQGEAKLVRIFLGESDKWQGRPLYEAIVLEAKKAGLAGATVFKGFMGFGAHSRIHTAKILQLSEDLPICIEIVDNEEKIQAFLPTLDQMVREGLITMEKVEVIQYRSR, from the coding sequence GTGAAGCTGCAAGGGGAAGCCAAGCTGGTGCGAATTTTTCTGGGAGAGTCGGACAAGTGGCAAGGGCGGCCCCTGTACGAAGCGATTGTGCTCGAGGCCAAAAAAGCGGGTCTGGCCGGAGCTACGGTTTTTAAGGGCTTCATGGGTTTTGGTGCTCACTCCCGCATCCACACCGCCAAAATTCTGCAACTCTCCGAAGACCTGCCCATCTGCATCGAAATTGTAGATAATGAAGAAAAAATCCAGGCCTTCCTGCCCACCCTCGACCAGATGGTGCGGGAGGGCCTCATCACCATGGAGAAGGTGGAGGTGATCCAGTATCGCTCCCGCTAG
- a CDS encoding AI-2E family transporter gives MGATLNWAWQNPWVRLVVYVGLVGLGLVLLSWVLNGARTAVGTVVAAFVFSYVVSPVVRWFEVRRLTRALGVVAVFVGMLFLMGLATVLLANMVGQLARFAAGLPTLLQPILGWAQALPEHIGRVELPPVLLEALGQATLNLQTLLQAFVQTLLQALQGVLTQGGNLLGFFTRLLGGAFQLLTVITLSIYLLYDLPRIGAAVLRAVPVPHQPLTLELAQKADLAFGGYVRGTILGALFNGLLVTVAMYLAFGIFQGFGLEVLTQAMSLGFLAFLFSFVPVLGVIISAIPALVLALPLGWLALAVVTLALWVCNQVQGVVWPVIMGRTTSLHPVTGIAAVLIGASLFGLGGALLAVPLVAYVKILYTDYYLNSRFYREG, from the coding sequence ATGGGCGCAACCTTGAACTGGGCCTGGCAGAACCCCTGGGTGCGACTGGTGGTGTATGTGGGCCTGGTGGGGCTGGGCCTGGTGCTGCTGAGCTGGGTTTTGAACGGAGCCCGAACTGCTGTGGGTACGGTGGTGGCGGCGTTTGTGTTTTCGTATGTGGTCAGCCCGGTGGTGCGCTGGTTTGAGGTGCGCCGCCTGACTCGGGCTTTGGGGGTGGTGGCCGTTTTTGTGGGGATGCTGTTTTTGATGGGCCTGGCGACGGTACTGCTGGCCAACATGGTGGGGCAGTTGGCCCGGTTTGCCGCCGGATTGCCGACGCTTTTGCAGCCCATCCTCGGCTGGGCCCAGGCCCTGCCCGAGCACATAGGCCGGGTGGAGCTGCCCCCGGTTTTGCTCGAGGCCCTGGGCCAGGCCACGCTCAACCTGCAAACCCTGCTTCAAGCCTTCGTTCAAACCTTGCTCCAGGCCCTCCAGGGCGTGCTGACCCAGGGAGGTAACTTGCTGGGGTTCTTTACCCGGCTCCTGGGCGGTGCGTTTCAGCTCCTTACGGTGATCACCCTCTCGATTTACCTGCTCTACGACCTGCCCCGCATCGGGGCCGCAGTGTTGCGCGCAGTGCCTGTGCCACATCAGCCACTGACCCTCGAGCTAGCCCAGAAAGCCGACCTGGCCTTTGGCGGCTATGTGCGCGGCACCATCCTGGGGGCCTTGTTCAACGGGCTGTTGGTGACGGTGGCCATGTACCTTGCGTTTGGCATCTTCCAGGGGTTTGGCCTCGAGGTTTTGACCCAGGCCATGTCTCTGGGCTTTCTGGCCTTCCTCTTTAGCTTTGTGCCGGTGCTAGGGGTGATTATTTCGGCCATCCCGGCCCTGGTGCTGGCGCTGCCGCTGGGCTGGCTGGCCCTGGCAGTCGTGACGCTGGCCCTGTGGGTATGCAACCAGGTACAGGGGGTGGTTTGGCCGGTCATTATGGGCCGCACCACCAGCTTGCACCCGGTGACGGGCATTGCCGCAGTGCTGATCGGCGCTTCGCTTTTTGGCCTTGGGGGGGCTTTGCTGGCGGTGCCTTTGGTGGCCTATGTCAAAATCCTCTACACCGACTACTACCTGAACAGCCGCTTTTACCGAGAAGGGTAA
- the crcB gene encoding fluoride efflux transporter CrcB, with protein sequence MERYLLVMLGGAIGAMLRYGLGAWVQGLSGPGFPWSTFLINISGSFLIGVVLRQSLDGALSPEWRLFLAVGVLGGYTTFSTFSWETLTLVQQGEWLKAFLYVAGSVTLGFVLVFVAYRLAGRWL encoded by the coding sequence GTGGAGCGCTATTTGCTGGTCATGCTGGGCGGGGCCATTGGCGCGATGCTGCGCTACGGGCTGGGAGCCTGGGTGCAGGGCCTCAGTGGGCCAGGGTTTCCCTGGAGCACCTTTCTAATCAACATTAGCGGGAGTTTTTTGATTGGCGTCGTGCTTCGACAAAGCCTGGACGGGGCCCTGAGCCCCGAATGGCGGCTGTTTCTGGCGGTGGGGGTACTGGGGGGCTACACTACCTTTTCCACCTTTAGCTGGGAAACCCTCACGCTGGTACAACAGGGCGAGTGGCTCAAGGCTTTCTTGTATGTGGCGGGTAGTGTGACGCTGGGGTTTGTGCTGGTTTTTGTGGCCTACCGTCTGGCCGGGAGGTGGTTGTGA
- a CDS encoding sulfite oxidase-like oxidoreductase, with translation MFGNFFKPKSVDTERVPPGQVLTEKFPVLTYGPTPTVRPEEVRLEISGQVEEPQTLSWAELMSLPQSDLTADFHCVTRWSKLDVKWSGIRVPDLMRQVRLKPQARAVLVHCYGGYTTNLTLDDFLLEQNLLAHTLFGQPLPREHGGPLRLVVPHLYAWKSAKWVRGLQFLDREELGFWEVNGYHRRGDPWKEERFSD, from the coding sequence ATGTTTGGCAACTTCTTCAAGCCTAAAAGCGTGGACACCGAGCGCGTACCCCCCGGCCAGGTGCTCACCGAGAAATTCCCGGTGCTCACCTACGGCCCCACCCCCACCGTGCGCCCGGAAGAGGTGCGCCTCGAGATTTCGGGGCAGGTAGAGGAGCCCCAAACCCTGAGCTGGGCCGAGCTGATGTCCCTACCCCAGTCCGACCTGACCGCCGACTTTCACTGTGTGACCCGCTGGAGCAAGCTAGATGTGAAGTGGAGCGGTATTCGCGTGCCAGACTTGATGCGGCAAGTCCGGCTCAAACCCCAGGCCCGGGCGGTACTCGTCCACTGCTACGGCGGCTACACCACCAACCTTACCCTAGACGATTTTCTGCTAGAGCAAAACTTGCTGGCCCATACCCTTTTTGGGCAGCCGCTCCCGCGCGAGCATGGCGGCCCCCTGCGCCTGGTGGTGCCGCACCTGTACGCCTGGAAAAGCGCCAAGTGGGTTCGCGGGCTTCAGTTTTTGGATAGAGAGGAGCTGGGCTTCTGGGAGGTGAACGGCTACCACCGCCGGGGCGACCCCTGGAAAGAAGAACGCTTCAGCGATTAG
- a CDS encoding diguanylate cyclase, which produces MQGLPFNERTKRTAYFWGVVLAIPVLGLIWLLRPEEGFIRWLYPLFTLMCAIWAWRLYRRDNLNRIELETIAVTSGFFSIKFAYYLFWGNLQQNWVEIESTYWVMALVMVLFYIVLEARKGLAYSLALVAITLSLGLLRLGGEVALGQNRSEFLAFARDEMRLVAMAGLLYALAIVKDQLADAHRQVLQMHTLARTDPLTGLPNRLALSERLEEEAHRAHGLYVVLLDLDHFKQINDRYGHAVGDAVLREVGRRLRSSLRKGDLLGRWGGEEFMILMRGENQHDVLAAVERLREDIAFWPFEQVGAVSASFGVAEGHLGDSIHSLVERADKALYQAKHLGRNRVELSTA; this is translated from the coding sequence GTGCAGGGGTTGCCATTCAACGAACGTACCAAACGAACCGCCTACTTTTGGGGGGTCGTGCTGGCCATACCGGTTTTGGGGCTTATCTGGCTGTTGCGCCCAGAGGAGGGTTTCATTCGGTGGCTTTATCCGCTGTTTACCCTCATGTGCGCGATCTGGGCCTGGCGGCTCTACCGGCGGGACAACCTGAATCGGATCGAACTCGAGACCATCGCAGTTACCTCGGGGTTTTTTAGCATCAAGTTTGCCTACTACCTGTTTTGGGGCAACCTACAACAGAATTGGGTCGAGATCGAGAGTACCTACTGGGTCATGGCGTTGGTGATGGTTCTGTTCTATATAGTGCTCGAGGCCCGGAAGGGGCTGGCCTACAGCCTGGCCCTGGTGGCAATTACCCTGAGCCTGGGGCTGCTACGCCTGGGAGGTGAGGTGGCCCTGGGGCAAAACCGCAGTGAGTTTTTGGCTTTTGCGCGAGACGAGATGCGCTTGGTGGCCATGGCCGGTTTGCTGTACGCGCTGGCCATCGTCAAGGATCAACTGGCCGATGCCCACCGTCAGGTGTTGCAGATGCACACTCTGGCTCGCACCGACCCCCTCACCGGGCTGCCCAACCGCCTGGCTCTGAGCGAGCGCTTGGAGGAAGAAGCGCACCGGGCGCATGGGCTCTATGTGGTGCTGCTCGACCTCGATCACTTTAAGCAGATTAACGACCGCTACGGACACGCCGTAGGTGATGCGGTGCTCAGGGAAGTGGGCCGGCGCCTGCGCTCTTCCTTGCGCAAGGGCGATCTGTTGGGGCGTTGGGGCGGCGAGGAGTTCATGATTCTTATGCGCGGTGAAAACCAGCACGACGTGCTGGCGGCGGTGGAACGCCTGCGTGAGGACATCGCTTTCTGGCCCTTCGAGCAGGTGGGGGCTGTCTCGGCCAGCTTTGGGGTGGCCGAGGGGCATCTGGGCGACAGCATCCACAGCCTGGTGGAGCGGGCCGACAAGGCGTTGTACCAGGCCAAGCACCTAGGTCGCAACCGGGTGGAACTCAGTACGGCGTAG
- the tgt gene encoding tRNA guanosine(34) transglycosylase Tgt encodes MFEFSIAAQSGRARTGLFTTPHGVVQTPLFMPVGTQGSVKGISPRELKEIGSQIILANTYHLLLRPGPERVRALGGLHKFAAYEGPWLTDSGGFQVMSLGDLRKISEQGVTFRSHLNGDLIELTPEYSVQVQEALGADIIMAFDECPPYPATPEYLKASIERTLRWLERSLKAKTRPDQALFAIAQGGVDLKLRRISAQATVAFDTPGFAIGGLAVGEPKEGMYPAVELSTRLLPEDRPRYLMGVGHPEDLVASVALGVDMFDCVYPTRTGRFGYALVPEGRLNLKLSRYLDDPRPIDPACDCYACTHYSRAYLSHLVRAEEMLAPRMISLHNLRYLHRLMEGARSAIRSGEYGEFAREFAERRFGHEIPPWFTRALEEGGHWD; translated from the coding sequence GTGTTCGAGTTTTCCATTGCCGCCCAGTCCGGCAGAGCCCGCACCGGGCTGTTTACCACCCCTCACGGCGTGGTGCAAACTCCGCTGTTCATGCCGGTAGGCACCCAGGGCAGCGTGAAGGGGATTTCACCCAGGGAACTCAAGGAAATCGGCTCGCAGATTATCCTGGCCAACACCTACCACCTGCTGCTCCGCCCTGGCCCCGAACGGGTGCGGGCGCTGGGCGGGCTGCACAAGTTTGCCGCCTACGAGGGCCCCTGGCTCACCGACTCGGGCGGCTTTCAGGTGATGAGCCTGGGCGACCTGCGCAAAATAAGCGAGCAGGGCGTAACCTTTCGCAGCCATCTGAACGGCGACCTGATCGAGCTCACCCCCGAGTACAGTGTGCAGGTGCAGGAAGCCCTGGGAGCCGATATCATCATGGCCTTCGACGAGTGCCCCCCCTACCCGGCCACTCCGGAGTATCTGAAGGCTTCCATCGAACGTACCCTGCGCTGGCTCGAGCGCTCCCTCAAGGCCAAAACCCGCCCCGACCAGGCCCTCTTTGCCATCGCTCAGGGAGGGGTTGACCTGAAGCTACGCCGCATCAGTGCCCAGGCCACGGTGGCTTTCGACACCCCCGGCTTTGCCATCGGGGGGTTGGCGGTGGGCGAGCCCAAGGAGGGCATGTACCCGGCAGTGGAGCTTTCCACAAGGCTTTTACCCGAGGATAGGCCCCGCTACCTGATGGGGGTGGGCCACCCCGAAGACCTGGTAGCCTCGGTGGCCCTGGGGGTAGATATGTTCGACTGTGTTTACCCCACCCGCACCGGACGCTTCGGCTATGCCCTGGTGCCCGAAGGACGGCTTAACCTGAAGCTCTCCCGCTACCTCGACGACCCCCGCCCCATCGACCCGGCGTGCGACTGCTACGCCTGCACGCACTACAGCCGGGCCTACCTCTCGCACCTGGTGCGGGCCGAGGAGATGCTGGCCCCCCGCATGATCTCGCTGCATAACCTGCGCTACCTGCACCGCCTGATGGAAGGAGCTCGAAGCGCTATTCGGTCGGGTGAGTATGGCGAGTTTGCCCGGGAGTTTGCCGAAAGGCGCTTTGGGCACGAAATTCCACCCTGGTTTACGAGGGCCCTCGAGGAGGGCGGGCACTGGGACTAA
- a CDS encoding AI-2E family transporter → MRRDLAEIWKLLWVRIATYAILIYLLIQLLGAVFGGARAALVTLVLAFVFAYLTSPIVRRLERWVPRFVGVLLVYLGLILFLGLASFLIADMVNVLARFATELPRILAPLLAWIENLPSSVGRIQIPPALEGAFAQAAQNLQTLLEGFTQTLLQGLRALLSQGGSLVGFFASLVGGALQLFAALIISVYLLYDLPQISRALFQAVPLPYQPLAADILTKLDRAVGGYLRGQLQVAFWVGLLIGVGLWIFGVPLAGSLGLLAGVFNLIPFAGVIISTVPAMLLALTVGWPQVIAVLGVVVVANQIEAHLLSPRILGQATSLHPVSVIGAILVGSSLYGLVGALLAVPLTAFLKVLYTEFYLNSRFYREG, encoded by the coding sequence ATGCGCCGCGACCTCGCCGAAATCTGGAAGCTGCTGTGGGTGCGAATCGCGACCTATGCGATTCTGATCTACCTGCTAATTCAGCTTTTGGGGGCAGTGTTCGGCGGGGCCAGGGCTGCATTGGTCACCCTGGTGCTGGCTTTTGTGTTTGCCTACCTGACCTCGCCCATCGTGCGGCGTCTGGAGCGCTGGGTGCCCCGCTTTGTGGGGGTGCTGCTGGTGTACCTGGGGCTCATTCTGTTTTTGGGGCTGGCCTCGTTTTTGATTGCCGACATGGTGAACGTGCTGGCCCGCTTTGCCACCGAACTCCCCCGCATTCTGGCGCCCTTGCTGGCCTGGATCGAGAACCTGCCCTCGAGCGTGGGCCGGATTCAGATCCCCCCGGCGCTGGAAGGGGCTTTTGCCCAGGCCGCCCAGAACCTGCAAACCTTGCTCGAGGGCTTTACCCAAACCCTCTTGCAGGGGTTGCGAGCCTTGCTTTCGCAAGGGGGTAGCCTGGTAGGGTTTTTTGCTTCGCTGGTGGGGGGAGCACTCCAGCTTTTTGCAGCACTAATTATCTCGGTTTACCTGCTCTACGACCTGCCTCAAATATCCAGGGCCTTGTTTCAGGCGGTGCCGCTGCCCTACCAGCCCCTGGCCGCGGACATCCTGACCAAGCTCGACCGGGCGGTAGGGGGTTATCTGCGTGGGCAGCTTCAGGTAGCCTTTTGGGTGGGCTTGCTGATAGGGGTGGGGCTCTGGATTTTTGGCGTCCCTCTGGCAGGTTCGTTGGGTCTGCTGGCGGGCGTGTTTAACCTGATTCCCTTTGCCGGGGTAATCATTTCCACTGTTCCGGCGATGCTCCTGGCCCTTACGGTGGGCTGGCCGCAGGTGATTGCAGTGTTGGGGGTGGTGGTGGTGGCCAACCAGATCGAGGCCCATCTCCTTAGCCCTCGCATTCTGGGTCAGGCCACCAGCCTGCATCCCGTGAGTGTGATTGGAGCCATTCTGGTGGGCTCGAGCCTCTACGGGTTGGTGGGGGCGCTGCTGGCGGTTCCACTGACGGCTTTCTTGAAGGTTTTATACACCGAGTTTTATCTGAACAGCCGGTTCTACCGCGAAGGTTAG
- the plsY gene encoding glycerol-3-phosphate 1-O-acyltransferase PlsY, with protein MEWTNWLILLLAYLFGAIPAGAWVARYHGVDIQKVGSGNTGATNILRTLGAGPAALVAAFDVFKGGIAVLLARLFGIEGLLLGGVALAAVLGHNYSVFLRFTGGKGVATSFGTLLFLDPLVALLTFPVGVLTMWLTRFVSAGSMIGGLTAVVVAVALGRPWWEILTVLVLAGLIFWTHRENIKRLQAGNERRLGEKLPGSEAAQETPVT; from the coding sequence GTGGAGTGGACAAACTGGCTCATTTTGCTACTGGCTTACTTGTTTGGCGCGATTCCCGCGGGGGCTTGGGTCGCTCGCTACCATGGCGTGGATATCCAGAAAGTGGGCTCGGGAAATACCGGGGCTACCAACATCCTGCGTACCCTGGGGGCGGGCCCGGCGGCTTTGGTAGCAGCGTTCGATGTGTTCAAGGGGGGTATTGCGGTTTTGCTGGCCCGCTTGTTTGGCATCGAAGGTTTGTTGCTGGGAGGGGTGGCGCTGGCGGCGGTGCTGGGCCACAACTACTCGGTTTTTCTGCGCTTTACCGGGGGAAAAGGGGTGGCGACCAGCTTTGGTACCCTGCTTTTTTTGGATCCGCTGGTAGCCCTGCTTACTTTTCCGGTGGGGGTGCTCACCATGTGGCTCACCCGGTTTGTATCGGCCGGTAGCATGATTGGGGGGCTGACCGCCGTGGTGGTTGCTGTTGCCTTGGGGCGGCCTTGGTGGGAAATCCTGACCGTACTGGTGCTGGCGGGCCTGATTTTCTGGACGCACCGTGAAAACATCAAGCGCCTTCAGGCCGGCAACGAGCGCCGCCTGGGGGAGAAATTGCCCGGCTCGGAGGCCGCCCAGGAGACCCCTGTTACGTGA
- a CDS encoding VanW family protein translates to MRRGLLIGLGIFTGLVLGWAVFERYHHQRVFAGVEAAGVAVGGLTVDEAAAKIAAETQNITPPRLTLKAGDKTLEVSAAELGWKPDARATAERAFAVGRTRFAERIAALLGQVKVPLVPSVDAVALEKRLQAIARSLEYPPQNARVVFKNGRYEVIPEKAGVRLDIQSAIETYVQHPEQTVLEFFPQTLTPRLTAPMLEPVARKASELLRPLTLVYSEPRLAGGGREHKRTLSANEVASLLEVGEEVRVNPPILNKILAQMARHDRLPVDARYVMGPEGQLLVRPETAGWKLHQPETRKQLELALLRPDVSEVALTVVPKTAQVRAADLPQAEDLQLLAEATTTYAGSSNERIANVHAAARNLDGYIVPAGGVFDFNHAIGNISPENGFMEALVISGGRTIKGVGGGVCQVSTTAFRALYQAGLPILERNQHAYRVRWYDPIVGYDAAVYQPYLNLRATNDTPGPLVVRTAFTRSTLTVRLYGIPDGRQVSVSKPVILSRTPHPPPQYIVDNSLRPGQVKQVDWAVDGYRTRITRTITRPDGQVVVDVLNSNFRPWRAVYQVGPQTPVPADEVASR, encoded by the coding sequence ATGAGACGGGGCTTGCTGATTGGTTTGGGAATTTTCACCGGATTGGTACTGGGCTGGGCGGTATTCGAGCGCTATCATCACCAACGGGTGTTTGCGGGCGTGGAGGCTGCTGGGGTCGCGGTAGGCGGCCTGACCGTAGACGAGGCTGCCGCCAAAATTGCAGCGGAAACGCAAAACATCACCCCACCCCGGCTCACCCTCAAGGCAGGCGATAAGACCCTCGAGGTCTCTGCCGCCGAGCTCGGCTGGAAACCCGATGCCCGCGCAACCGCCGAGCGGGCCTTTGCCGTGGGCCGTACCCGCTTTGCCGAGCGAATAGCGGCTTTGTTGGGGCAGGTCAAGGTACCCCTCGTGCCCAGCGTGGACGCTGTCGCCCTGGAAAAACGATTACAAGCCATTGCCCGCTCGCTCGAGTATCCCCCCCAAAACGCCCGGGTGGTGTTCAAGAATGGCCGGTACGAGGTCATCCCCGAAAAAGCCGGCGTAAGGCTGGACATCCAAAGCGCAATCGAGACCTATGTGCAACACCCCGAGCAGACCGTGCTCGAGTTTTTTCCCCAAACCCTCACCCCCCGCCTCACCGCCCCCATGCTGGAGCCGGTAGCCCGCAAGGCGAGCGAACTCCTGCGGCCCCTCACCCTGGTCTATAGCGAACCCAGGCTGGCCGGGGGTGGGCGGGAGCACAAGCGCACCCTGAGCGCAAACGAAGTGGCCTCGCTGCTCGAGGTGGGAGAAGAAGTGCGGGTTAACCCCCCAATCCTGAACAAAATCCTGGCCCAGATGGCCCGCCACGACCGGCTGCCGGTGGACGCTCGCTACGTCATGGGCCCCGAGGGACAGCTCCTGGTGCGCCCCGAAACAGCAGGCTGGAAGCTGCACCAGCCCGAAACCCGCAAGCAACTGGAGCTCGCACTGCTACGGCCCGATGTGAGCGAGGTGGCCCTGACGGTGGTACCCAAAACCGCCCAGGTACGGGCTGCCGACCTCCCCCAGGCCGAAGACCTGCAGTTGCTGGCCGAGGCCACCACCACCTACGCAGGCTCGAGCAACGAGCGCATCGCCAATGTCCACGCCGCTGCCCGCAACCTCGACGGCTACATCGTACCTGCGGGGGGGGTCTTCGACTTCAACCACGCCATCGGCAACATCAGCCCGGAGAACGGCTTCATGGAGGCCCTGGTCATCTCCGGGGGGCGCACCATCAAGGGCGTGGGAGGTGGGGTCTGTCAGGTCTCGACCACCGCCTTCCGGGCTTTGTATCAGGCCGGGCTGCCCATCCTCGAGCGCAACCAGCACGCCTACCGGGTGCGCTGGTACGACCCCATCGTGGGTTACGACGCGGCGGTGTATCAGCCCTACCTCAACCTACGGGCCACCAACGACACCCCAGGCCCTCTGGTCGTTCGCACCGCCTTCACCCGTTCCACCCTCACGGTGCGGCTCTACGGCATTCCCGACGGACGGCAGGTTTCGGTTTCCAAGCCTGTCATCCTCTCCCGCACCCCGCACCCTCCGCCACAGTACATCGTGGACAACAGCCTGCGCCCCGGCCAGGTCAAGCAGGTGGACTGGGCCGTGGACGGCTACCGTACCCGCATCACCCGCACCATCACCCGCCCCGATGGCCAGGTGGTGGTGGACGTGCTCAACTCCAACTTCCGCCCCTGGCGGGCAGTCTATCAGGTGGGGCCCCAGACCCCGGTGCCCGCCGATGAGGTGGCCTCGAGGTAA
- a CDS encoding DUF4384 domain-containing protein, translated as MRFLSLPIVLLLLAGCAPQPGIGDKERQEWGLQPIITGFAPDRGEGGKYKLRERVFFSFTLSRPGYVTLVTMDSDTTTAVLERNVQLPAGQHTFPLATDRNAQGQATYLVVPPLGPSRFRLLYTSTPATNRELFRGKLSNEEFNRHTRAYLSEAPVRDVAETWMEAVQ; from the coding sequence ATGAGATTTTTGAGCCTCCCCATTGTGTTGCTCTTGCTGGCGGGCTGTGCACCCCAGCCTGGGATTGGCGATAAAGAACGGCAGGAATGGGGTTTGCAGCCCATCATCACAGGCTTTGCACCCGACCGGGGCGAGGGCGGCAAGTACAAGCTGCGCGAACGGGTCTTTTTTAGCTTTACCCTGAGCCGGCCGGGCTACGTGACGCTGGTTACCATGGACTCCGACACCACCACGGCGGTGCTCGAGCGCAACGTGCAACTGCCCGCAGGACAGCACACCTTCCCCCTGGCCACCGACCGCAACGCCCAGGGCCAGGCCACCTACCTGGTAGTACCCCCCCTGGGGCCCTCCCGCTTTAGGCTCCTGTACACCAGCACCCCGGCCACCAACCGCGAGCTATTCCGGGGCAAGCTGAGCAACGAAGAGTTCAACCGCCACACCCGGGCCTACCTGAGCGAGGCCCCGGTGCGCGATGTGGCCGAGACCTGGATGGAGGCGGTTCAATGA